Within the Vibrio tasmaniensis genome, the region TTCGGGATCTTTCGTCCCACTTTTTCCGACTCAACCATCACGATCACTTCTCGTGACACTTCAGCCATTACTTTGCTTAAGCCAACCAATTCATTGAACGTGGTTGTTCCTCTATCAAGGTCGATACCATCAGCCCCGATAAATAGTTGATCAAAATCGTAAGCACGAAGTACTGACTCTGCGACTTTGCCTTGAAAAGAATCCGAATGGGTATCCCAAGTGCCGCCGGTCATTAGCAGTGTGGGTTCGCTTTCCAACTCATTAAGTGCATTAGCAACGTGCAATGAGTTGGTCATAACAACCAAACCACGCTTACTATTGAGCTGCTGAATTAGCGCCCCTGTCGTGCTACCGCTATCGATCACAATGCGATTATGGTCGCGAATTAAATCTGCAGCGGCTTTCGCTAATGAAACCTTTCGAGTCGAAACTTGTGGACCCAGTTCTTCGTTGACAACCTCTTTAGGTAACGAAATCGCACCACCATAACGGCGCAAAAGCTGACCGTTTTTCTCTAAAGACGCCAAGTCCTTTCTAATCGTGACCTCTGAGGTTTCGAACTTAGCGGATAATTCATCAACACTAACCTCCCCTTTTTCATTCACTAGGTTAGAAATTGCATGTCTTCTGAGCTGAGTGTTTCGTTTTGACATTTAAAAAAGGCCATAAAGTTTCGATTTGAAACATATTATAGTTACAACGAAACTATTTAGTCCATTTATTTTGATCCAAAAAATTAATAAATAGCGATGAAACCTTGTCCTAAGACAATTGTTAAGCAGTGATATTGAAGTCATTAGGTGGTAGAATCCGCACCCGAAAAGAAAAAAAATTACAAAACTGACTGTTATTTTTTTGCAACTTACCGCCTATATAGTGGGGTGAGTCACAGAAAACCGATATTGAATCAAAATCTTTTGGTCATAAAATGACTAAAATTGATGAAAGACTTACAACTCTGAAGGACATATTGGAAATCCCGCGCTTTTACACAACAGGCACAAAATGTTGATGTAGCGGACCAATCTTCAGAACTTAAATAAATTTCAAATTGTAACAATACTTACCGGAGAGTACCTTCCATGAAAAAGACCAAAATCGTATGTACGATTGGCCCTAAAACTGAATCTGTAGAGAAGCTAACTGAACTAGTAGATGCTGGCATGAACGTTATGCGTCTTAACTTCTCTCACGGTGATTTCGCAGAGCACGGCACTCGTATCGCGAACTTCCGTAAAGTAATGGAAAACAATGGTGAGCAACTTGCGATCCTTCTAGATACTAAAGGTCCAGAAATCCGTACTATCAAACTTGAAGATGGTAACGACGTAGATCTAGTAGCTGGTCAAGAGTTCACTTTCACAACTGACGCAACAGTTGTTGGTAACAAAGACGTAGTAGCTGTAACTTACCTAGGTTTCGCTAAAGACCTATCAGCAGGTAACACTATCCTTGTTGATGACGGCCTAATCGAAATGGAAGTTATCGCAACAACAGAAACTGAAGTTAAGTGTAAAGTTCTTAACAACGGTGCTCTAGGCGAAAACAAAGGTGTTAACCTTCCTGGCGTTTCTGTTCAACTTCCTGCTCTTTCTGAGAAAGACAAAGCTGACCTTAAGTTTGGTTGTGAGCAAGGCGTTGATTTCGTTGCAGCTTCTTTCATCCGTAAAGAAGACGATGTTAAAGAAATCCGTGAGCTTCTAAACGCTAACGGTGGCGAAAACATCCACATCATTTCTAAGATTGAAAACCAAGAAGGTGTAGATAACTTCGATTCAATCCTTGAAGCTTCTGACGGCATCATGGTTGCTCGTGGTGACCTAGGTGTTGAAATCCCAGCTGAAGAAGTAATCTTCGCTCAGAAGATGATGATCGAGAAGTGTAACCGCGCACGTAAGATGGTTATCACTGCAACTCAAATGCTTGACTCTATGATCAGCAACCCACGTCCAACTCGTGCTGAAGCGGGTGACGTTGCGAACGCAATCATGGATGGTACTGATGCAGTAATGCTTTCTGGTGAAACGGCTAAAGGTAAGTACCCAGTTGAAGCTGTTACTATCATGGCTCAAATCGCGAACCGCACTGATTCAGCTCTTAAAGCTGAGCTAGGTTCTCGTCTAGACAGCCCACGTCTACGCATCACTGAAGCAGTATGTAAAGGCGCTGTAGACACAGCAGAGAAGCTAGCGGCTCCTCTAATCGTTGTTGCAACTGAAGGCGGTAAGTCTGCACGTTCAGTACGTAAGTACTTCCCAACTGCAAACATCCTTGCTTTAACAACTAACGAAAAGACAGCTGCACAGCTAGTTCTTACTAAAGGTGTTAAACCAGTTCTTGTTGACTCTATCGAGAACACAGACACGTTCTACATCAACGGTAAAGAAATCGCTCTACAATCTGGCCTAGGTAACAAAGGCGACATCGTAGTTATGGTTTCTGGTGCTCTAGTAGCTTCTGGTACTACAAACACAGCATCTGTTCACGTTCTATAAGAATGAACCGATTCACATAATATATAAAAGAGGGCTTCGGCCCTCTTTTTTTATGAAACAAAATCTTGCCTAACTTTTCAGTACGCTGTATTATCAACCTCATTAGAACTACGTACTGTTAAACCCCAATCAACTCTTATTAAGAAACGGATTAGCAGACTAGAAATCGAATATACATGAGGTTTGTAATGTCTAGTCCTACGCTTACTGACAAAGTATCAAAGATGATTCGCCAAGATATCCTTAATGGTGAGTTAACCCCAGGCCAAAAACTCGTTGTAGCTGATCTTAAAGCACGATACAACGTGGGTGCATCTCCAATTCGCGAAGCCTTAGTGCAATTATCTTGGAGTAAATACGTAAAGCTAGAGCCACAAAAAGGCTGCTGGGTATCTCCTGTATCGAAGAAAGAACTCAACGACCTATATGAAAGCCTTCGTGTTGTCTCTTCTGTACTGCTTAAAAAGGCGATTTCAGCAGGTGATGAAAGCTGGGAGCTTGAAGTATTAACCTCTTACCACAAGCTATCACGCATACAATATGTATCAGAAGAGTTTGATTGTATTGAGTGGGAAGAGCGTCACCAGCAGTTCCATGCCGCTTTACTTGAAGGCGCAGATTCAGAGAACATGTTTAAGTTCTTTGATGATCTTATCAATCAAGTAAAACGCTACCGCTTCCTAGCTATGTCAGCAAAAAGCGCGTCTGATGATCTGTTCAATATTGATGAGCATGAAATGATCATGAAGCTGGTGCTTGCTAAAAATGTCGATCAAGCGACAGAACTATTGGATCAACACCTGTTAAGTTCAATGAAACGAATTGAAGAAGTTATCGAAGCCGCATAATGCCAAGATAGATTCTAACCACATAAAAACGGAGCCTAATAGCTCCGTTTTTTATTTCCAGAATTACGACTGAACTACCACCCGAAAAACTCTTTGTGATGAGTATTGAGCAGCACAACCATAGGTAAAAAATACAGTGCACTCAGCTGAAAGCCAAGAATGACTAACGTTCCTATGGTTAACCTCACTAAAAAATCGACAAACATACCACGCCTCTTTTCAATCAGACTGTATGATCCCTAAACCCTTGCTTCAGATAACCTAATTAACTCATCCCTTTCAAGCCTTTGATAGGGTTAATAACCCGTTGAATTAAGTTAACGGTGCCATCCTTTACATCTAGCAAACACTCTATTAATTGCATCTTTTACCATGAGATGCGCCGAAGCAAGACTGTTTGATTATTGTTCAGTTTAGCTCAAATAACCGCGAGCATTAGACTTTAGCTAGTCATATAAACTTTGTGATTTAAGTCTCTCAAAAATGAGATTTACAATAAATACGGATGTACACCATGAGGGGAATCAAGCACAGTAAATAACAGAGCACTCTATAAAAAGCGCAATAGCGCCCTAAGGGAGGGTTACAAAGAAATGAATGGCAATAAGAAAGTGTGGACAAGCGATGCATACTTCCAGAAAGCAAAACGGCCCAAATGAAGGGCCGTTCGTATTAATAAAATTGCTTTCGCTCTCTAACGATTAAATGAGCTGTGTTAACTTAAAAGCAGCTTTCAATGTTTCTTCGCTAGGCTTTCAACGCCCGTTCACCACGAGCAATACCAACAACACCACTTCGAGCCACTTCAAGAACTTCCGTCACTTCAGACAAAGCCTGAATGAAAGCATCAAGCTTCTCGCTAGTACCCGCCATTTGCACTGTGTATTGCGAAGCCGTCACATCAACGATCTGACCACGGAAAATATCCGCAGTACGCTTCACTTCTGCACGAGCAAACCCGCTAGCGCGTACTTTTACCATCAGAAGTTCACGCTCGATATGCTCAAGTTCAGACACTTCTTGAACCTTAAGTACGTCGATCAATTTGTGTAACTGCTTCTGAATCTGCTCAAGTTGCATTTCGCTTGAGTTAGTAGTGACATTCAGACGAGACAGCGTTGGATCATCTGTAGGAGATACATTCAAAGACTCAATGTTGTAGCCACGCTGAGAAAACAAGCCAACCACTCGAGAAAGTGCACCTGGTTGGTTTTCCATTAATAGTGAAAGGATGTGTCTCATATTATGTTCTCTCCGTTTTGCTTAGCCACATGTTATCCATACCCTCGCCTTTGATCTGCATTGGGTATACGTGCTCGGTGTCATCCACACTGATATCGACAAATACCAAACGGTCTTTCATCGCTAGTGCTTTTTCCAAACCTGATTCCAGTTCATCCGGAGATGAAATACGCATGCCAACGTGGCCATAAGCCTCA harbors:
- a CDS encoding DeoR/GlpR family DNA-binding transcription regulator, whose translation is MSKRNTQLRRHAISNLVNEKGEVSVDELSAKFETSEVTIRKDLASLEKNGQLLRRYGGAISLPKEVVNEELGPQVSTRKVSLAKAAADLIRDHNRIVIDSGSTTGALIQQLNSKRGLVVMTNSLHVANALNELESEPTLLMTGGTWDTHSDSFQGKVAESVLRAYDFDQLFIGADGIDLDRGTTTFNELVGLSKVMAEVSREVIVMVESEKVGRKIPNLELAWEHIDILITDTDLGEESKASIESHDVRVILTDPA
- the pykF gene encoding pyruvate kinase PykF, translating into MKKTKIVCTIGPKTESVEKLTELVDAGMNVMRLNFSHGDFAEHGTRIANFRKVMENNGEQLAILLDTKGPEIRTIKLEDGNDVDLVAGQEFTFTTDATVVGNKDVVAVTYLGFAKDLSAGNTILVDDGLIEMEVIATTETEVKCKVLNNGALGENKGVNLPGVSVQLPALSEKDKADLKFGCEQGVDFVAASFIRKEDDVKEIRELLNANGGENIHIISKIENQEGVDNFDSILEASDGIMVARGDLGVEIPAEEVIFAQKMMIEKCNRARKMVITATQMLDSMISNPRPTRAEAGDVANAIMDGTDAVMLSGETAKGKYPVEAVTIMAQIANRTDSALKAELGSRLDSPRLRITEAVCKGAVDTAEKLAAPLIVVATEGGKSARSVRKYFPTANILALTTNEKTAAQLVLTKGVKPVLVDSIENTDTFYINGKEIALQSGLGNKGDIVVMVSGALVASGTTNTASVHVL
- a CDS encoding GntR family transcriptional regulator, encoding MIRQDILNGELTPGQKLVVADLKARYNVGASPIREALVQLSWSKYVKLEPQKGCWVSPVSKKELNDLYESLRVVSSVLLKKAISAGDESWELEVLTSYHKLSRIQYVSEEFDCIEWEERHQQFHAALLEGADSENMFKFFDDLINQVKRYRFLAMSAKSASDDLFNIDEHEMIMKLVLAKNVDQATELLDQHLLSSMKRIEEVIEAA
- the ilvN gene encoding acetolactate synthase small subunit, translating into MRHILSLLMENQPGALSRVVGLFSQRGYNIESLNVSPTDDPTLSRLNVTTNSSEMQLEQIQKQLHKLIDVLKVQEVSELEHIERELLMVKVRASGFARAEVKRTADIFRGQIVDVTASQYTVQMAGTSEKLDAFIQALSEVTEVLEVARSGVVGIARGERALKA